The Verrucomicrobiota bacterium genome includes the window TCGGAGCCCTTCAAGACCGGCGCGGCGCTTGCCCGGAACCGGAGTGGGGCATATACTGTCTGAGGGAAGCGACGTGATGAAGGGAAGTCCGATGCGCAAAGTCCTTGTGCTCCTTATGGCGGGCGTGGTGCTCGGCCTCGGGATTGGGCCGGCGGCGGCGAGTGCGGCCGCCGATGCCGACGACGCCGAATCCAACCTGGCCGAGCTCGAGCTCGAGCGTCTCAACGCGATCATCGGCGCGCTCGAGGTGCTCGATGCCAAGGGCGACACCGCGGGCATGATCGACCTGTACCGCAAGGGGATGCTCTTGTCGCCGAGCGACGTGTCGGCCCGCGAGCGATATGCCTCGATCGGTCTCGGCCTGATCGCGCACGTGCTCGCGACCAAGGGCGACATGGCCCAGGTGCTCGATCTGATCGACGAGTTCGAGGTCTACGTCGGCGAGGATTTCGCGCTCCCTTCGGCGCTCTCGTGGCTGCGGGTGGCCGCGCTGCGCCGGCTCGATCGAACCGAAGACGCCGCGGCCGCGCAGCAGAAGGCCATCGAGTACAAGACCGACGACACCGACTACCGCCGCCAGGTCGGCTACTTCCTGCTCCGCGCCGGGCTCTACGATGAGGCGATCGCTGAGTTCGAGTCCGCGCTCGCGCACACCGACGATGCCTGGTACCGGGCGATATTCGCGCGCGGCATCGCTGCCGCCTACCTCATGACGGAGCAGTACGCCAAGGCCGCCGACGAGTACGAGAAGGCTCTCGTCATCCACAGCGACGGCCGGTTCCCGCGCGCCTATGGCGACCTGATCGAGGACGCCTGCCTCGCCATGTATCACCTCGGCCGCGACTTCGAGCTCCGCGGCAAGTACGCCGAGACGGTCGCTGCCAACGAACGCGCGCTCAAGCTCCTGCCCGACCCGCTCGATGAGGAGCTCGGCCAGGTCGCCGCCACGAACCTGACCGCGATCGCCGACGCCTACCTCAAGCTCAAGAAGCCCAACGACGCACTCCCCTACGCCGACCGCGCCAAGAGAGCCGCGCCCAACGCCGCCGGCGCCTACAGCACGCTGGGCGACGTCCATGCCGCCCTCGGCAAGAAGAACGACGCCGACGCCGCCTACGCCGAGTGCGAACGCCTCTACCGCGAGATGATCGACACCGACCCCGACCACGCGATGGCCTCCAATAACCTCGCCTGGTTCTACGTCACCCACGACCGCGAGCTCGATGAAGCGCTCAAGCTGGTGCGCAAGGCCCTCGAGCTCGCGCCCGAGACCGAGGCCTATCTCGACACGCTCGCCGAGATCTACTTCCGCCAGGGCGAGATCGACCAAGCCGTCGAGACGATCGCCAGGGTGTTCGAGCTCGAGCCCACGCCGCACCACATCCTGTACTTCGAGCAACAGCGCGACAAGTTCACCAAGGCCCGGAAGCGCGGTTCCTGAGCACGGCCTTTCGGCGCTCGTGAGGTCGGCCGCAATCTTTTCCTGCCGGGGAACCGCGCGCGCGCCTATACTGCCTGAAAGACACAAGGCGGGACGTATGCGGATCGGTTTCCCTACAGGCGTGCTTGTCGCCGCGCTGCTCGCGGCGTGGCCGGCGTATGCCATAACCCTCGCTGACGACAACGGCGGCAGCGACGACGCCATCGCCCAGCTCGAGGCGGAACGCGTGCGCGAGATCATGCACGCCATCGAGCTGCTGCGCTACAACGACGACGATGCCGGCGCCCTGGCCATGTACCGCAAGGGCTTGGCGCTCCGCCCCAAGGACGCCGAGCTGCTCCAGGCGTTCACCAATCTCGGCGACTGGCTCGCCGCCCGCGGCGTCACCAGGAAGATCGACGCCGGCGTTGTCACCGCCTTCCTCGACGACTACGAGGCCTGGCTTGGTGACGACAACGCGTACCCGTCGAAGTTCTGGTGGCTGCG containing:
- a CDS encoding tetratricopeptide repeat protein, coding for MRKVLVLLMAGVVLGLGIGPAAASAAADADDAESNLAELELERLNAIIGALEVLDAKGDTAGMIDLYRKGMLLSPSDVSARERYASIGLGLIAHVLATKGDMAQVLDLIDEFEVYVGEDFALPSALSWLRVAALRRLDRTEDAAAAQQKAIEYKTDDTDYRRQVGYFLLRAGLYDEAIAEFESALAHTDDAWYRAIFARGIAAAYLMTEQYAKAADEYEKALVIHSDGRFPRAYGDLIEDACLAMYHLGRDFELRGKYAETVAANERALKLLPDPLDEELGQVAATNLTAIADAYLKLKKPNDALPYADRAKRAAPNAAGAYSTLGDVHAALGKKNDADAAYAECERLYREMIDTDPDHAMASNNLAWFYVTHDRELDEALKLVRKALELAPETEAYLDTLAEIYFRQGEIDQAVETIARVFELEPTPHHILYFEQQRDKFTKARKRGS